A region of Toxorhynchites rutilus septentrionalis strain SRP chromosome 1, ASM2978413v1, whole genome shotgun sequence DNA encodes the following proteins:
- the LOC129770883 gene encoding PH and SEC7 domain-containing protein isoform X5: protein MAEEELMVVLRKSEDATFGFSLLRTDGFPHVIYDIVENSPAAECGEVEAGDVIVKVNGTDVHGFTTKDVLKCLRLSTDPVTLELKRDPKIKAHVRKYLASISNQHPHSDDHHHSQNSNPSSPIHHRNTPASPLSERGPSRIQSPALTGGSLGSRYGHRFSSSDPSCRPSRIPQAVQATKNSWSAPQSPHGIKPPRTSLIPTANGTAQGHHQYSSSSPFYQQQPQQQQQQPPKKGFEAFMMTGDLILNLSRTPQSSGILPQAKKIDSLRDSPSHRASTKRKNGAIAPHAKCDSSPSPTSSSSNSYSENNDNGKTPSQQAAADRDRSLKKSRNEELQEQNDQNTGSSIESIVNSSSKKLSGAGNHNNNHNNNLYMEREHEDALSSIQNSIEAATAISDGGRIMGSSTNSGRSSMDAADEQENADEMNDQRSNRTNTSGCVSSSLLGERNSVRRDVRLVEDDSNNSGVAAVRSGDPAGTGSDSVDSSSAAATDGDLHNYHSKERSKSSSSAASSGGGTTIKSESSPEMSYSVPTSPTSLSAAPILEGYALKKKDTHLANSVPTSPESGTQEIVRRSGSGIQHHHHHHHHHHHNQYLHSSNNHSSNSGGGPVGQGSNIMTASGGSAGNAGGGGGGGGGVMRKCDAAGFRTSRSEDHLQQTQRDGGIGAVVPIDIDEDVNSSLNTLLDTRHDSEESQASDHDRIVWTYNAPISQANGGGIDGEAGNAGTGIVTSPVLHSSSMSSSPQRSASDSPASPTSVSSSVMSSSGGSKGANDHTHNGYGNSGFDGGRGGSGTQSNLQSLYCHNGGGLGGGGMDHSVSEAVSNISSPDYQDEHDLLSTRDLAAMAISDPSDSDSTILVSETTHRVHERDRDRDHKIVIQVKGVQHQQYPPSNQEPGVLRYSELKDSEDELATLAEEMPTTLFGGDGQLMPGTGGRESSPPISDDGSDVDSLHSFHYSPKAVDLPSAERLAKRLYYLEGFKKSDVSRHLSKNNDFSRAVADEYLKFFLFERLTLDEALRLFLKQFSLSGETQERERVLVHFSKRYLDCNPGSFNSQDAVHTLTCAIMLLNTDLHGPNIGRKMTCSEFIENLSELNDGENFPKDILKQLYQAIKTQPLEWALDDDSPDQLKVGSGRNDGNFGGTSGGNGGGLQGPPVGSNPFLDPPQPAAIEYKKGYVMRKCCYDTNYKKTPFGKRSWKMFYCTLRDLVLYLHKDEHGFRKNQMSDNVHNAIRIHHALATKASDYTKKQHVFRLQTADQSEYLFQTSDSKELQSWIDTINFVCASFSAPPLEGGVGSQKRFQRPLLPCTHTKLLLREQITSHEEQVNKLENLLAEHKRSTIPTKGLALQNYKEKEAYLLYELKRYKTYYYLLSSRMNSDQSLDFESLLTMGDSGVLMESDEILQRNRQNAAGIVVGGFGSAGANQAIIQQQPLSQQQFQQQITGANTTTTGNSLTTGGSASNRYSYRAAIYRSEAQQDLG from the exons ATCCCAAAATCAAAGCGCACGTTCGAAAGTATCTCGCCTCGATCAGCAACCAACATCCTCACTCGGACGATCATCACCACTCACAGAATTCGAACCCATCGTCGCCAATCCATCATCGCAACACGCCGGCCTCACCGCTTTCCGAGCGGGGTCCTAGTCGCATCCAATCGCCGGCCCTGACCGGTGGCAGCCTGGGGTCCCGGTACGGGCACCGGTTCAGTTCATCCGACCCGTCATGTCGACCTTCCCGTATACCCCAGGCTGTGCAGGCGACGAAAAATTCCTGGAGTGCCCCTCAATCGCCCCATGGTATTAAACCACCGCGGACATCGCTGATCCCCACTGCTAACGGAACAGCCCAGGGTCATCATCAGTATTCATCTTCGTCGCCGTTTTATCAGCAACaaccgcagcagcagcaacaacaaccgcCAAAAAAGGGCTTCGAGGCGTTCATGATGACCGGTGATCTCATCCTGAACCTATCGCGGACACCACAAAGCTCGGGAATACTGCCGCAGGCTAAGAAG ATCGATAGTCTTCGAGACTCACCGAGTCATCGGGCGAGTACTAAGCGGAAAAATGGAGCTATCGCTCCCCACGCCAAGTGTGACTCGTCTCCGTCTCCcacaagcagcagcagcaacagttaTTCCGAAAACAACGACAACGGGAAAACGCCAAGCCAGCAGGCGGCAGCGGATCGCGATCGCTCATTGAAGAAGAGCCGTAACGAGGAGTTGCAAGAACAGAACGATCAGAACACGGGCAGCTCAATAGAATCGATAGTGAACAGTAGCAGCAAAAAGCTAAGCGGTGCTGGCAATCACAACAACAACCATAATAATAACTTGTACATGGAGAGAGAACACGAAGATGCACTAAGTTCAATCCAGAATAGCATCGAAGCGGCTACTGCTATTAGTGATGGGGGGCGAATAATGGGTAGTAGCACGAACAGTGGAAGAAGCAGCATGGATGCTGCCGATGAACAGGAGAACGCCGATGAAATGAACGATCAGAGAAGTAATCGAACAAACACTAGTGGCTGTGTGTCTTCGTCCTTACTTGGGGAACGGAATTCTGTAAGACGGGATGTTCGTCTAGTAGAGGATGATAGTAATAATAGTGGTGTTGCCGCCGTTCGGTCCGGTGATCCAGCAGGAACGGGTAGTGATAGTGTCGATAGTAGTAGTGCTGCTGCAACGGATGGGGACTTACATAATTATCACTCAAAAGAACGCAGTAAGTCGTCCTCATCCGCGGCTTCTTCTGGTGGTGGAACCACAATCAAGAGTGAAAGCTCACCTGAAATGAGCTACTCAGTGCCAACATCCCCGACGTCACTTTCGGCTGCCCCGATTCTGGAAGGGTACGCACTGAAAAAGAAGGATACCCATCTAGCCAACTCAGTGCCTACCAGCCCGGAATCAGGCACACAAGAAATCGTACGCCGCAGCGGTAGCGGCATTCAGCATCATCACCATCAccaccaccatcatcatcacaATCAATATCTCCATAGCAGCAACAATCACTCCTCGAACAGCGGCGGTGGTCCCGTTGGGCAAGGTTCCAATATAATGACGGCCAGTGGCGGAAGTGCGGGTAATGCTGGAGGAGGAGGAGGTGGCGGCGGTGGCGTGATGCGAAAATGTGACGCTGCCGGTTTCCGTACTAGTCGATCGGAAGACCACCTTCAGCAGACACAACGAGACGGCGGCATCGGTGCAGTAGTGCCTATCGACATCGATGAAGACGTTAACAGTTCTCTGAATACGCTGTTGGATACGCGGCATGACTCCGAGGAATCGCAG GCCTCCGACCACGACCGGATAGTTTGGACGTACAACGCCCCAATCTCACAGGCCAATGGCGGTGGCATAGATGGTGAGGCGGGCAACGCGGGGACTGGTATCGTCACCTCGCCCGTTCTCCACTCCAGCTCGATGAGTTCCTCACCTCAGCGATCCGCTAGTGATAGTCCCGCTTCGCCTACTTCCGTGTCATCGTCTGTGATGTCCTCATCCGGTGGTTCCAAAGGTGCAAACGACCATACCCACAACGGGTATGGGAACAGTGGCTTCGACGGGGGCCGTGGAGGAAGTGGTACACAGAGCAACTTGCAGAGCCTCTACTGTCACAATGGTGGTGGGCTCGGCGGGGGAGGAATGGACCACAGTGTGTCGGAGGCCGTCTCGAACATTTCGAGTCCAGACTATCAGGATGAGCATGATCTGCTCAGTACGAGGGATCTGGCCGCGATGGCCATCAGCGATCCCAGCGATTCCGACTCAACGATACTGGTTTCGGAAACAACACATCGAGTGCACGAGCGCGATCGTGATCGTGATCATAAAATTGTGATACAGGTGAAGGGGGTGCAGCATCAGCAATATCCTCCCTCGAACCAGGAGCCAGGTGTGCTGCGCTATTCCGAGCTTAAAGACTCGGAAGACGAACTGGCCACACTGGCCGAAGAAATGCCAACGACCCTCTTCGGAGGGGACGGTCAACTAATGCCGGGAACTGGTGGGCGAGAATCTTCGCCACCAATTTCGGACGACGGTAGCGATGTGGACTCGCTACACTCATTCCATTACTCGCCAAAGGCGGTCGATCTGCCATCAGCCGAACGTCTCGCAAAACGATTATATTATCTAGAAGGCTTCAAGAAGAGTGATGTGTCACGACATCTTAGCAAAAA CAACGATTTTAGTAGGGCTGTCGCAGATGAATACCTAAAATTCTTCCTGTTTGAACGGTTAACGCTCGACGAGGCACTGCGATTATTCCTCAAGCAGTTCTCTCTATCGGGAGAAACGCAGGAGCGGGAGCGAGTGCTAGTGCATTTCTCCAAGCGCTATCTGGACTGCAACCCGGGGTCGTTCAACTCGCAAG ATGCCGTTCACACACTGACATGTGCAATTATGCTGCTGAACACGGACCTCCATGGACCGAATATAGGTCGGAAAATGACCTGTTCGGAGTTCATCGAAAATCTGAGCGAACTGAACGACGGGGAAAATTTCCCCAAAGATATCCTCAAGCAGCTGTATCAGGCAATCAAGACGCAGCCGCTGGAATGGGCTCT TGATGACGATTCACCCGATCAGCTTAAGGTTGGCAGCGGTCGGAACGACGGTAATTTTGGCGGAACGAGTGGTGGCAACGGAGGAGGCTTACAGGGTCCACCTGTGGGTTCGAATCCGTtcctcgatccaccacaaccagCAGCAATCGAATACAAGAAAGGTTATGTGATGCGAAAATGCTGCTACGATACAAACTACAAGAAAA CCCCATTCGGTAAGCGGTCGTGGAAGATGTTCTACTGCACGCTGCGGGACTTGGTGCTCTATCTGCACAAAGACGAGCACGGCTTCCGGAAGAATCAGATGTCGGACAACGTACACAATGCGATCCGAATTCACCACGCGCTCGCGACCAAGGCCAGCGATTACACCAAAAAGCAGCACGTCTTTCGGCTTCAAACTGCCGACCAATCGGAGTATCTGTTCCAGACGAGTGATTCCAAAGAGCTGCAGTCGTGGATCGATACGATCAACTTTGTGTGCGCTTCGTTCTCGGCACCACCGCTGGAAGGAGGTGTTGGCAGCCAGAAACGCTTCCAGAGGCCGCTGCTTCCTTGCACTCACACAAAGCTGCTACTG CGAGAACAGATCACGTCGCACGAAGAGCAGGTGAACAAGTTGGAGAACCTGTTGGCCGAACACAAGCGGTCTACGATTCCAACCAAAGGACTGGCTCTGCAGAattacaaagaaaaagaagccTATCTGCTCTATGAG TTGAAGCGCTACAAAACGTACTACTACCTGCTGAGCTCTCGCATGAACTCGGACCAATCGTTGGATTTCGAAAGTCTGCTCACAATGGGCGACAGTGGCGTCCTGATGGAGTCGGACGAGATTCTCCAACGTAACCGGCAGAATGCTGCCGGGATTGTTGTTGGTGGCTTTGGAAGCGCAGGCGCGAATCAAGCAATTATCCAGCAGCAACCACTGAGTCAACAGCAGTTCCAGCAGCAAATCACAGGCGCAAACACAACGACGACGGGCAATTCGTTGACCACTGGTGGCAGTGCTTCCAACAGGTACAGTTATCGGGCAGCAATTTATCGCTCCGAGGCACAACAAGATCTCGGCTGA
- the LOC129770883 gene encoding PH and SEC7 domain-containing protein isoform X7, protein MAEEELMVVLRKSEDATFGFSLLRTDGFPHVIYDIVENSPAAECGEVEAGDVIVKVNGTDVHGFTTKDVLKCLRLSTDPVTLELKRDPKIKAHVRKYLASISNQHPHSDDHHHSQNSNPSSPIHHRNTPASPLSERGPSRIQSPALTGGSLGSRYGHRFSSSDPSCRPSRIPQAVQATKNSWSAPQSPHGIKPPRTSLIPTANGTAQGHHQYSSSSPFYQQQPQQQQQQPPKKGFEAFMMTGDLILNLSRTPQSSGILPQAKKIDSLRDSPSHRASTKRKNGAIAPHAKCDSSPSPTSSSSNSYSENNDNGKTPSQQAAADRDRSLKKSRNEELQEQNDQNTGSSIESIVNSSSKKLSGAGNHNNNHNNNLYMEREHEDALSSIQNSIEAATAISDGGRIMGSSTNSGRSSMDAADEQENADEMNDQRSNRTNTSGCVSSSLLGERNSVRRDVRLVEDDSNNSGVAAVRSGDPAGTGSDSVDSSSAAATDGDLHNYHSKERSKSSSSAASSGGGTTIKSESSPEMSYSVPTSPTSLSAAPILEGYALKKKDTHLANSVPTSPESGTQEIVRRSGSGIQHHHHHHHHHHHNQYLHSSNNHSSNSGGGPVGQGSNIMTASGGSAGNAGGGGGGGGGVMRKCDAAGFRTSRSEDHLQQTQRDGGIGAVVPIDIDEDVNSSLNTLLDTRHDSEESQASDHDRIVWTYNAPISQANGGGIDGEAGNAGTGIVTSPVLHSSSMSSSPQRSASDSPASPTSVSSSVMSSSGGSKGANDHTHNGYGNSGFDGGRGGSGTQSNLQSLYCHNGGGLGGGGMDHSVSEAVSNISSPDYQDEHDLLSTRDLAAMAISDPSDSDSTILVSETTHRVHERDRDRDHKIVIQVKGVQHQQYPPSNQEPGVLRYSELKDSEDELATLAEEMPTTLFGGDGQLMPGTGGRESSPPISDDGSDVDSLHSFHYSPKAVDLPSAERLAKRLYYLEGFKKSDVSRHLSKNNDFSRAVADEYLKFFLFERLTLDEALRLFLKQFSLSGETQERERVLVHFSKRYLDCNPGSFNSQDAVHTLTCAIMLLNTDLHGPNIGRKMTCSEFIENLSELNDGENFPKDILKQLYQAIKTQPLEWALDDDSPDQLKVGSGRNDGNFGGTSGGNGGGLQGPPVGSNPFLDPPQPAAIEYKKGYVMRKCCYDTNYKKSCCAFLTAPFGKRSWKMFYCTLRDLVLYLHKDEHGFRKNQMSDNVHNAIRIHHALATKASDYTKKQHVFRLQTADQSEYLFQTSDSKELQSWIDTINFVCASFSAPPLEGGVGSQKRFQRPLLPCTHTKLLLREQITSHEEQVNKLENLLAEHKRSTIPTKGLALQNYKEKEAYLLYELKRYKTYYYLLSSRMNSDQSLDFESLLTMGDSGVLMESDEILQRNRQNAAGIVVGGFGSAGANQAIIQQQPLSQQQFQQQITGANTTTTGNSLTTGGSASNRNDSRKYKT, encoded by the exons ATCCCAAAATCAAAGCGCACGTTCGAAAGTATCTCGCCTCGATCAGCAACCAACATCCTCACTCGGACGATCATCACCACTCACAGAATTCGAACCCATCGTCGCCAATCCATCATCGCAACACGCCGGCCTCACCGCTTTCCGAGCGGGGTCCTAGTCGCATCCAATCGCCGGCCCTGACCGGTGGCAGCCTGGGGTCCCGGTACGGGCACCGGTTCAGTTCATCCGACCCGTCATGTCGACCTTCCCGTATACCCCAGGCTGTGCAGGCGACGAAAAATTCCTGGAGTGCCCCTCAATCGCCCCATGGTATTAAACCACCGCGGACATCGCTGATCCCCACTGCTAACGGAACAGCCCAGGGTCATCATCAGTATTCATCTTCGTCGCCGTTTTATCAGCAACaaccgcagcagcagcaacaacaaccgcCAAAAAAGGGCTTCGAGGCGTTCATGATGACCGGTGATCTCATCCTGAACCTATCGCGGACACCACAAAGCTCGGGAATACTGCCGCAGGCTAAGAAG ATCGATAGTCTTCGAGACTCACCGAGTCATCGGGCGAGTACTAAGCGGAAAAATGGAGCTATCGCTCCCCACGCCAAGTGTGACTCGTCTCCGTCTCCcacaagcagcagcagcaacagttaTTCCGAAAACAACGACAACGGGAAAACGCCAAGCCAGCAGGCGGCAGCGGATCGCGATCGCTCATTGAAGAAGAGCCGTAACGAGGAGTTGCAAGAACAGAACGATCAGAACACGGGCAGCTCAATAGAATCGATAGTGAACAGTAGCAGCAAAAAGCTAAGCGGTGCTGGCAATCACAACAACAACCATAATAATAACTTGTACATGGAGAGAGAACACGAAGATGCACTAAGTTCAATCCAGAATAGCATCGAAGCGGCTACTGCTATTAGTGATGGGGGGCGAATAATGGGTAGTAGCACGAACAGTGGAAGAAGCAGCATGGATGCTGCCGATGAACAGGAGAACGCCGATGAAATGAACGATCAGAGAAGTAATCGAACAAACACTAGTGGCTGTGTGTCTTCGTCCTTACTTGGGGAACGGAATTCTGTAAGACGGGATGTTCGTCTAGTAGAGGATGATAGTAATAATAGTGGTGTTGCCGCCGTTCGGTCCGGTGATCCAGCAGGAACGGGTAGTGATAGTGTCGATAGTAGTAGTGCTGCTGCAACGGATGGGGACTTACATAATTATCACTCAAAAGAACGCAGTAAGTCGTCCTCATCCGCGGCTTCTTCTGGTGGTGGAACCACAATCAAGAGTGAAAGCTCACCTGAAATGAGCTACTCAGTGCCAACATCCCCGACGTCACTTTCGGCTGCCCCGATTCTGGAAGGGTACGCACTGAAAAAGAAGGATACCCATCTAGCCAACTCAGTGCCTACCAGCCCGGAATCAGGCACACAAGAAATCGTACGCCGCAGCGGTAGCGGCATTCAGCATCATCACCATCAccaccaccatcatcatcacaATCAATATCTCCATAGCAGCAACAATCACTCCTCGAACAGCGGCGGTGGTCCCGTTGGGCAAGGTTCCAATATAATGACGGCCAGTGGCGGAAGTGCGGGTAATGCTGGAGGAGGAGGAGGTGGCGGCGGTGGCGTGATGCGAAAATGTGACGCTGCCGGTTTCCGTACTAGTCGATCGGAAGACCACCTTCAGCAGACACAACGAGACGGCGGCATCGGTGCAGTAGTGCCTATCGACATCGATGAAGACGTTAACAGTTCTCTGAATACGCTGTTGGATACGCGGCATGACTCCGAGGAATCGCAG GCCTCCGACCACGACCGGATAGTTTGGACGTACAACGCCCCAATCTCACAGGCCAATGGCGGTGGCATAGATGGTGAGGCGGGCAACGCGGGGACTGGTATCGTCACCTCGCCCGTTCTCCACTCCAGCTCGATGAGTTCCTCACCTCAGCGATCCGCTAGTGATAGTCCCGCTTCGCCTACTTCCGTGTCATCGTCTGTGATGTCCTCATCCGGTGGTTCCAAAGGTGCAAACGACCATACCCACAACGGGTATGGGAACAGTGGCTTCGACGGGGGCCGTGGAGGAAGTGGTACACAGAGCAACTTGCAGAGCCTCTACTGTCACAATGGTGGTGGGCTCGGCGGGGGAGGAATGGACCACAGTGTGTCGGAGGCCGTCTCGAACATTTCGAGTCCAGACTATCAGGATGAGCATGATCTGCTCAGTACGAGGGATCTGGCCGCGATGGCCATCAGCGATCCCAGCGATTCCGACTCAACGATACTGGTTTCGGAAACAACACATCGAGTGCACGAGCGCGATCGTGATCGTGATCATAAAATTGTGATACAGGTGAAGGGGGTGCAGCATCAGCAATATCCTCCCTCGAACCAGGAGCCAGGTGTGCTGCGCTATTCCGAGCTTAAAGACTCGGAAGACGAACTGGCCACACTGGCCGAAGAAATGCCAACGACCCTCTTCGGAGGGGACGGTCAACTAATGCCGGGAACTGGTGGGCGAGAATCTTCGCCACCAATTTCGGACGACGGTAGCGATGTGGACTCGCTACACTCATTCCATTACTCGCCAAAGGCGGTCGATCTGCCATCAGCCGAACGTCTCGCAAAACGATTATATTATCTAGAAGGCTTCAAGAAGAGTGATGTGTCACGACATCTTAGCAAAAA CAACGATTTTAGTAGGGCTGTCGCAGATGAATACCTAAAATTCTTCCTGTTTGAACGGTTAACGCTCGACGAGGCACTGCGATTATTCCTCAAGCAGTTCTCTCTATCGGGAGAAACGCAGGAGCGGGAGCGAGTGCTAGTGCATTTCTCCAAGCGCTATCTGGACTGCAACCCGGGGTCGTTCAACTCGCAAG ATGCCGTTCACACACTGACATGTGCAATTATGCTGCTGAACACGGACCTCCATGGACCGAATATAGGTCGGAAAATGACCTGTTCGGAGTTCATCGAAAATCTGAGCGAACTGAACGACGGGGAAAATTTCCCCAAAGATATCCTCAAGCAGCTGTATCAGGCAATCAAGACGCAGCCGCTGGAATGGGCTCT TGATGACGATTCACCCGATCAGCTTAAGGTTGGCAGCGGTCGGAACGACGGTAATTTTGGCGGAACGAGTGGTGGCAACGGAGGAGGCTTACAGGGTCCACCTGTGGGTTCGAATCCGTtcctcgatccaccacaaccagCAGCAATCGAATACAAGAAAGGTTATGTGATGCGAAAATGCTGCTACGATACAAACTACAAGAAAA GTTGTTGTGCTTTTCTTACAGCCCCATTCGGTAAGCGGTCGTGGAAGATGTTCTACTGCACGCTGCGGGACTTGGTGCTCTATCTGCACAAAGACGAGCACGGCTTCCGGAAGAATCAGATGTCGGACAACGTACACAATGCGATCCGAATTCACCACGCGCTCGCGACCAAGGCCAGCGATTACACCAAAAAGCAGCACGTCTTTCGGCTTCAAACTGCCGACCAATCGGAGTATCTGTTCCAGACGAGTGATTCCAAAGAGCTGCAGTCGTGGATCGATACGATCAACTTTGTGTGCGCTTCGTTCTCGGCACCACCGCTGGAAGGAGGTGTTGGCAGCCAGAAACGCTTCCAGAGGCCGCTGCTTCCTTGCACTCACACAAAGCTGCTACTG CGAGAACAGATCACGTCGCACGAAGAGCAGGTGAACAAGTTGGAGAACCTGTTGGCCGAACACAAGCGGTCTACGATTCCAACCAAAGGACTGGCTCTGCAGAattacaaagaaaaagaagccTATCTGCTCTATGAG TTGAAGCGCTACAAAACGTACTACTACCTGCTGAGCTCTCGCATGAACTCGGACCAATCGTTGGATTTCGAAAGTCTGCTCACAATGGGCGACAGTGGCGTCCTGATGGAGTCGGACGAGATTCTCCAACGTAACCGGCAGAATGCTGCCGGGATTGTTGTTGGTGGCTTTGGAAGCGCAGGCGCGAATCAAGCAATTATCCAGCAGCAACCACTGAGTCAACAGCAGTTCCAGCAGCAAATCACAGGCGCAAACACAACGACGACGGGCAATTCGTTGACCACTGGTGGCAGTGCTTCCAACAG